One segment of Acropora muricata isolate sample 2 chromosome 8, ASM3666990v1, whole genome shotgun sequence DNA contains the following:
- the LOC136925877 gene encoding NLR family CARD domain-containing protein 3-like isoform X2 — MASCSRQPKELDRTIKVTILASEWGSSKGGLSTISRELAIQLAKFPDVEVTFFLPKCSPESKKEAQHHGISIVEAERRPGYEELDWLSFPPEHLEMDVVVGHGMKLGKQAQFIHKSHKCRWVQVVHTDPEELGMFKCYENPISKGEQKHHVEVELCQMADLVVGVGPKLTEAFLAYLGWCKKDQDVVELTPGVFADFACVEQVPVKRKHFSVVIFGRGDSEDFELKGFDIAARSISALPDISLVFVGAPEGKHDGIAKRFLDLGVPANRLRVRGYTDREALKRLFCEVDLVLMPSRTEGFGLTGLEGLSAGLPVIVSKNSGFGEVLSNVPHGSSFVIDSEDPSAWTAAIKNIWNKDRQLRLDEAKVLCDSYSKRYSWSEQCKKLLEKMVRLLENRQDSSGRLQISFQEGAERRGTATEDRTGSPGKDQDIQGGMKRERKKCSDQDKAVDTSGRSQMSVQEGMERRSTSIEDRTSEGYSGKDEDNQGGMKRKRKICSDQDKAGDPSHVIKLIQQIYVKCEGVILPIPWCDRFSFQLEKIFTRLRIVAKEKTREKVTKELTSMSSIFTPHEDCQQPMVVLIEGEPGIGKTTYCRKLAYDWATRQGCERDESFPRVEVLLLLRCRGIQSSCIWKAIEEQILPEGIEPEEKVTFFQFLKENPSKVLLVLDGLDEADQEKLKLCRKLIQGKLLPGCFVVLTSRHEAGSNIIPHTDTLLKIVGFTTTDAECFIRRYFQQSDNQHLAATLIAKLESYNLYELTRNPLNTLLLCVIFEDLNGVLPNSRTELYLEIVQLVLRRYENKNGSSVNDKDRLLVYNKELMILGRMALDSLRKGKLYFEDHQGDFKQSLLPKLGFVSIQAGGGKRAPCPRYAFFHKSFQEFFSAFFLAFSMIDGTMDCKSVANEEYKEELREVFTFMSGIIAMHSEATAMSIVKSIVSVVNVSDRISRDNLTYVSLALSFISETELFSKNLYAELAQLFGKSLELVDLKERHFFHPLFLALFLALRVNTSLTSLDLRYNLIDDEGASSLSEALRVNTSLTSLDLGGNSIHDEGASSLSEALRVNTSLTSLDLGGNSIGAEGVNFLSEALKVNTSLTSLHLGGRYIGAEGAIFLSEALRVNTSLTSLDLDSNYIGDEGANFLSEALRVNTSLTSLDLDSNDIGDEGANFLSEALSVNTSLTSLNLGWNSIHAEGARSLSEALRVNTSLTSLSLSQNSIHAEGANFLSEALSVNTSLTSLNLGWNSIHAEGARSLSEALRVNTSLTSLNLCWNSIHAKGAHSLSEVFKVNTSLASLYLGGNSVFYEEAHSLSQALRVNTSLTSLILFTAVIGDKEAHSVSDALRVNTSLTSLDLCDNLIHAEGARSLSEALRVNTSLTSLSLSQNSIHAEGARSLSEALRVNTSLTSLSLGRNFIGAEGANFLSEALRVNTSLTSLDLFENSIGAEGTNFLAEALRVNTSLTSLNLLENSIDAEGANFLSEALRVNTSLTSLVLARNSIGNEGAHSLSEALRVNTSLASLHLGGNSIGAKGGNFLSEALRVNTSLTSLDLREDLEDA, encoded by the exons ATGGCATCTTGTTCAAGGCAGCCTAAAGAACTTGATAGAACCATTAAAGTCACCATTTTGGCTTCTGAGTGGGGATCCAGTAAGGGTGGACTTTCTACTATAAGCAGAGAGTTGGCTATTCAGTTAGCCAAATTTCCTGATGTTGAAGTcactttctttttgccaaaatgcTCCCCCGAGAGTAAGAAGGAAGCACAGCACCACGGCATATCCATTGTTGAGGCAGAGAGACGACCAGGGTACGAAGAACTGGACTGGCTCAGCTTTCCACCAGAACATTTAGAGATGGATGTGGTTGTTGGTCATGGTATGAAACTCGGTAAACAGGCACAATTTATCCACAAATCTCACAAATGCAGGTGGGTGCAAGTGGTGCACACAGATCCAGAGGAACTAGGAATGTTCAAATGTTATGAGAATCCAATCTCCAAAGGAGAACAAAAGCACCATGTTGAGGTAGAGCTATGCCAGATGGCTGATTTGGTGGTTGGAGTTGGACCCAAGCTGACAGAAGCCTTTCTCGCATACCTTGGCTGGTGTAAAAAAGATCAAGATGTTGTTGAGTTGACTCCTGGAGTTTTTGCTGACTTTGCCTGTGTTGAACAAGTTCCTGTCAAACGAAAACACTTCAGTGTTGTGATCTTTGGTCGTGGAGATTCTGAAGATTTTGAGTTAAAGGGATTTGATATTGCAGCAAGATCTATTTCTGCCTTGCCTGACATCAGCCTTGTTTTTGTGGGAGCGCCTGAAGGAAAACATGATGGGATTGCGAAACGTTTCCTTGATTTGGGCGTTCCTGCAAATCGTCTGAGGGTGAGAGGTTACACAGACCGAGAGGCTCTGAAGCGGTTGTTCTGTGAGGTGGATCTTGTACTGATGCCGTCAAGAACTGAAGGGTTCGGGTTGACTGGTCTGGAGGGTCTTTCAGCTGGTCTTCCTGTTATTGTCAGCAAGAACTCTGGGTTCGGAGAAGTCCTGAGCAATGTACCACATGGTTCTTCATTTgtcattgactctgaagatcccAGTGCATGGACAGCAGCTATCAAGAACATCTGGAACAAAGACAGACAATTACGACTTGATGAGGCTAAGGTTCTGTGTGACTCCTATAGCAAGAGATATAGTTGGTCTGAACAGTGCAAGAAACTTCTTGAGAAGATGGTCAGGCTACTTGAGAATAGACAAG ATTCTTCCGGCAGGCTTCAGATCTCATTCCAGGAAGGTGCGGAGAGAAGAGGTACAGCAACTGAAGACAGAACAG GTTCTCCTGGCAAGGATCAGGATATTCAGGGAGGAATGaagagggaaagaaagaaatgcagcGATCAGGACAAAGCAG TAGATACTTCTGGCAGGAGTCAGATGTCAGTCCAGGAAGGTATGGAGAGGAGAAGCACATCCATTGAAGACAGAACAAGTGAAG GCTATTCTGGCAAGGATGAGGACAATCAGGGAGGAAtgaagaggaaaagaaagataTGCAGCGATCAGGACAAAGCAG GAGATCCAAGCCACGTCATAAAGTTGATACAACAAATTTACGTAAAGTGTGAAGGGGTGATTTTGCCAATTCCTTGGTGTGACAGATTCAGCTTTCAGCTCGAGAAAATTTTCACCAGACTTAGGAtagttgcaaaagaaaagacacgCGAAAAAGTGACAAAAGAACTGACGAGCATGTCAAGTATCTTTACACCACACGAAGATTGCCAACAACCAATGGTTGTGTTGATAGAAGGCGAGCCTGGCATTGGAAAAACGACCTACTGCCGGAAGCTAGCATATGATTGGGCAACTAGACAAGGTTGCGAAAGGGATGAGTCTTTTCCAAGAGTTGAAGTGCTTTTGCTCCTCAGATGTCGTGGAATTCAATCGAGCTGTATATGGAAAGCAATTGAAGAGCAAATTTTACCCGAAGGCATTGAACCTGAGGAAAAAGTTACGTTTTTCCAGTTCCTCAAAGAAAACCCTTCCAAGGTGTTGTTGGTGCTCGATGGGTTAGATGAGGCAGACCAAGAAAAACTGAAACTCTGCCGTAAACTGATTCAAGGAAAGCTTCTCCCTggttgttttgttgttcttaCATCTCGCCATGAAGCTGGAAGTAACATAATTCCGCACACCGACACTCTGTTGAAGATTGTGGGATTCACGACAACTGATGCAGAATGTTTCATAAGAAGGTACTTTCAGCAATCAGACAATCAACACTTGGCAGCGACACTCATTGCAAAACTGGAGTCATATAATTTATATGAATTAACAAGAAACCCTCTAAATACTCTCCTACTCTGTGTtatctttgaggatcttaaCGGGGTTCTCCCAAATAGCAGAACAGAGCTGTACTTAGAGATCGTGCAACTTGTTTTGAGACGTTATGAAAACAAGAATGGCTCGtcagttaatgataaagaccgCCTTTTAGTTTACAACAAGGAATTGATGATCCTTGGCAGAATGGCGCTAGATTCTCTGAGAAAAGGAAAGCTGTATTTTGAAGACCATCAAGGCGATTTCAAGCAAAGCTTATTACCTAAATTAGGCTTTGTATCCATCCAGGCTGGAGGTGGCAAGAGAGCACCTTGTCCTCGTTACGCATTTTTTCACAAaagttttcaagaattcttttccgcctttttccttgccttttctatgaTTGATGGTACAATGGACTGCAAGTCAGTGGCTAATGAAGAATACAAAGAGGAACTAAGGGAAGTGTTCACATTTATGAGCGGAATCATAGCCATGCATTCTGAAGCAACTGCTATGTCAATTGTAAAAAGCATTGTATCAGTTGTAAATGTGTCAGACCGCATATCACGTGACAATCTGACGTACGTGAGTTTGGCTTTAAGCTTTATAAGCGAAACCgaacttttttcaaaaaaccTGTACGCAGAATTAGCTCAGTTATTTGGCAAGAGTCTTGAGCTCGTGGACTTGAAGGAGCGCCATTTCTTCCACCCATTATTCCTTGCGCTATTCttagccttaagagtaaacacctctcttacttctttggatttgcgtTATAACCTCATTGATGatgagggagctagttccctttctgaggccttaagagtaaacacctctcttacttctttggatttgggtGGGAACTCCATTCATGatgagggagctagttccctttctgaggccttaagagtaaacacctctcttacttctttggatttgggtGGGAACTCCATTGGTGCTGAGGGAGTCAATTtcctatctgaggccttaaaagtgaacacctctcttacttctttgcaTTTGGGTGGGAGGTAcattggtgctgagggagcCATTTtcctatctgaggccttaagagtaaacacctctcttacttctttggatttggatTCGAACtacattggtgatgagggagccaATTtcctatctgaggccttaagagtaaacacctctcttacttctttggatttggatTCGAACgacattggtgatgagggagccaATTTCCTATCTGAGGCCCTAAgcgtaaacacctctcttacgtCTTTGAATTTGGGTTGGAACTCCATTCATGCTGAGGGAGCTCGttccctatctgaggccttaagagtaaacacctctcttacttctttgagTTTGAGTCAGAACTCCATTCATGCTGAGGGAGCCAATTtcctatctgaggccttaagcgtaaacacctctcttacgtCTTTGAATTTGGGTTGGAACTCCATTCATGCTGAGGGAGCTCGttccctatctgaggccttaagagtaaacacctctcttacttctttgaatttgtgtTGGAACTCCATTCATGCTAAGGGAGCTCATTCCCTATCTGAGGTCTTCAAAGTGAACACCTCTCTTGCTTCTTTGTATTTGGGTGGGAACTCCGTTTTTTATGAGGAAGCTCATTCCCTATCtcaggccttaagagtaaacacctctcttacttctttgattttgtttacgGCCGTAATTGGTGATAAGGAAGCACATTCCGTATCTGacgccttaagagtaaacacctctcttacttctttggatttgtgtGATAACTTGATTCATGCTGAGGGAGCTCGttccctatctgaggccttaagagtaaacacctctcttacttctttgagTTTGAGTCAGAACTCCATTCATGCTGAGGGAGCTCGttccctatctgaggccttaagagtaaacacctctcttacttctttgagTTTGGGTCGGAACTTcattggtgctgagggagcCAATTtcctatctgaggccttaagagtaaacacctctcttacttctttggatttgtttgAGAACTCCATTGGTGCTGAGGGAACCAATTTCCTagctgaggccttaagagtaaacacctctcttacttctttgaatttgttggAGAACTCCATTGATGCTGAGGGAGCCAATTTtctatctgaggccttaagagtaaacacctctcttacttctttggttCTCGCTAGGAACTCCATTGGTAATGAGGGAGCTCattccctatctgaggccttaagagtgaACACCTCTCTTGCCTCTTTGCATTTGGGTGGGAACTCCATTGGTGCTAAGGGAGGCAATTtcctatctgaggccttaagagtaaacacctctcttacttctttggatttgagGGAGGACCTTGAAGATGCTTAG
- the LOC136925877 gene encoding NLR family CARD domain-containing protein 3-like isoform X3, producing the protein MASCSRQPKELDRTIKVTILASEWGSSKGGLSTISRELAIQLAKFPDVEVTFFLPKCSPESKKEAQHHGISIVEAERRPGYEELDWLSFPPEHLEMDVVVGHGMKLGKQAQFIHKSHKCRWVQVVHTDPEELGMFKCYENPISKGEQKHHVEVELCQMADLVVGVGPKLTEAFLAYLGWCKKDQDVVELTPGVFADFACVEQVPVKRKHFSVVIFGRGDSEDFELKGFDIAARSISALPDISLVFVGAPEGKHDGIAKRFLDLGVPANRLRVRGYTDREALKRLFCEVDLVLMPSRTEGFGLTGLEGLSAGLPVIVSKNSGFGEVLSNVPHGSSFVIDSEDPSAWTAAIKNIWNKDRQLRLDEAKVLCDSYSKRYSWSEQCKKLLEKMVRLLENRQDSSGRLQISFQEGAERRGTATEDRTGSPGKDQDIQGGMKRERKKCSDQDKADTSGRSQMSVQEGMERRSTSIEDRTSEGYSGKDEDNQGGMKRKRKICSDQDKAGDPSHVIKLIQQIYVKCEGVILPIPWCDRFSFQLEKIFTRLRIVAKEKTREKVTKELTSMSSIFTPHEDCQQPMVVLIEGEPGIGKTTYCRKLAYDWATRQGCERDESFPRVEVLLLLRCRGIQSSCIWKAIEEQILPEGIEPEEKVTFFQFLKENPSKVLLVLDGLDEADQEKLKLCRKLIQGKLLPGCFVVLTSRHEAGSNIIPHTDTLLKIVGFTTTDAECFIRRYFQQSDNQHLAATLIAKLESYNLYELTRNPLNTLLLCVIFEDLNGVLPNSRTELYLEIVQLVLRRYENKNGSSVNDKDRLLVYNKELMILGRMALDSLRKGKLYFEDHQGDFKQSLLPKLGFVSIQAGGGKRAPCPRYAFFHKSFQEFFSAFFLAFSMIDGTMDCKSVANEEYKEELREVFTFMSGIIAMHSEATAMSIVKSIVSVVNVSDRISRDNLTYVSLALSFISETELFSKNLYAELAQLFGKSLELVDLKERHFFHPLFLALFLALRVNTSLTSLDLRYNLIDDEGASSLSEALRVNTSLTSLDLGGNSIHDEGASSLSEALRVNTSLTSLDLGGNSIGAEGVNFLSEALKVNTSLTSLHLGGRYIGAEGAIFLSEALRVNTSLTSLDLDSNYIGDEGANFLSEALRVNTSLTSLDLDSNDIGDEGANFLSEALSVNTSLTSLNLGWNSIHAEGARSLSEALRVNTSLTSLSLSQNSIHAEGANFLSEALSVNTSLTSLNLGWNSIHAEGARSLSEALRVNTSLTSLNLCWNSIHAKGAHSLSEVFKVNTSLASLYLGGNSVFYEEAHSLSQALRVNTSLTSLILFTAVIGDKEAHSVSDALRVNTSLTSLDLCDNLIHAEGARSLSEALRVNTSLTSLSLSQNSIHAEGARSLSEALRVNTSLTSLSLGRNFIGAEGANFLSEALRVNTSLTSLDLFENSIGAEGTNFLAEALRVNTSLTSLNLLENSIDAEGANFLSEALRVNTSLTSLVLARNSIGNEGAHSLSEALRVNTSLASLHLGGNSIGAKGGNFLSEALRVNTSLTSLDLREDLEDA; encoded by the exons ATGGCATCTTGTTCAAGGCAGCCTAAAGAACTTGATAGAACCATTAAAGTCACCATTTTGGCTTCTGAGTGGGGATCCAGTAAGGGTGGACTTTCTACTATAAGCAGAGAGTTGGCTATTCAGTTAGCCAAATTTCCTGATGTTGAAGTcactttctttttgccaaaatgcTCCCCCGAGAGTAAGAAGGAAGCACAGCACCACGGCATATCCATTGTTGAGGCAGAGAGACGACCAGGGTACGAAGAACTGGACTGGCTCAGCTTTCCACCAGAACATTTAGAGATGGATGTGGTTGTTGGTCATGGTATGAAACTCGGTAAACAGGCACAATTTATCCACAAATCTCACAAATGCAGGTGGGTGCAAGTGGTGCACACAGATCCAGAGGAACTAGGAATGTTCAAATGTTATGAGAATCCAATCTCCAAAGGAGAACAAAAGCACCATGTTGAGGTAGAGCTATGCCAGATGGCTGATTTGGTGGTTGGAGTTGGACCCAAGCTGACAGAAGCCTTTCTCGCATACCTTGGCTGGTGTAAAAAAGATCAAGATGTTGTTGAGTTGACTCCTGGAGTTTTTGCTGACTTTGCCTGTGTTGAACAAGTTCCTGTCAAACGAAAACACTTCAGTGTTGTGATCTTTGGTCGTGGAGATTCTGAAGATTTTGAGTTAAAGGGATTTGATATTGCAGCAAGATCTATTTCTGCCTTGCCTGACATCAGCCTTGTTTTTGTGGGAGCGCCTGAAGGAAAACATGATGGGATTGCGAAACGTTTCCTTGATTTGGGCGTTCCTGCAAATCGTCTGAGGGTGAGAGGTTACACAGACCGAGAGGCTCTGAAGCGGTTGTTCTGTGAGGTGGATCTTGTACTGATGCCGTCAAGAACTGAAGGGTTCGGGTTGACTGGTCTGGAGGGTCTTTCAGCTGGTCTTCCTGTTATTGTCAGCAAGAACTCTGGGTTCGGAGAAGTCCTGAGCAATGTACCACATGGTTCTTCATTTgtcattgactctgaagatcccAGTGCATGGACAGCAGCTATCAAGAACATCTGGAACAAAGACAGACAATTACGACTTGATGAGGCTAAGGTTCTGTGTGACTCCTATAGCAAGAGATATAGTTGGTCTGAACAGTGCAAGAAACTTCTTGAGAAGATGGTCAGGCTACTTGAGAATAGACAAG ATTCTTCCGGCAGGCTTCAGATCTCATTCCAGGAAGGTGCGGAGAGAAGAGGTACAGCAACTGAAGACAGAACAG GTTCTCCTGGCAAGGATCAGGATATTCAGGGAGGAATGaagagggaaagaaagaaatgcagcGATCAGGACAAAGCAG ATACTTCTGGCAGGAGTCAGATGTCAGTCCAGGAAGGTATGGAGAGGAGAAGCACATCCATTGAAGACAGAACAAGTGAAG GCTATTCTGGCAAGGATGAGGACAATCAGGGAGGAAtgaagaggaaaagaaagataTGCAGCGATCAGGACAAAGCAG GAGATCCAAGCCACGTCATAAAGTTGATACAACAAATTTACGTAAAGTGTGAAGGGGTGATTTTGCCAATTCCTTGGTGTGACAGATTCAGCTTTCAGCTCGAGAAAATTTTCACCAGACTTAGGAtagttgcaaaagaaaagacacgCGAAAAAGTGACAAAAGAACTGACGAGCATGTCAAGTATCTTTACACCACACGAAGATTGCCAACAACCAATGGTTGTGTTGATAGAAGGCGAGCCTGGCATTGGAAAAACGACCTACTGCCGGAAGCTAGCATATGATTGGGCAACTAGACAAGGTTGCGAAAGGGATGAGTCTTTTCCAAGAGTTGAAGTGCTTTTGCTCCTCAGATGTCGTGGAATTCAATCGAGCTGTATATGGAAAGCAATTGAAGAGCAAATTTTACCCGAAGGCATTGAACCTGAGGAAAAAGTTACGTTTTTCCAGTTCCTCAAAGAAAACCCTTCCAAGGTGTTGTTGGTGCTCGATGGGTTAGATGAGGCAGACCAAGAAAAACTGAAACTCTGCCGTAAACTGATTCAAGGAAAGCTTCTCCCTggttgttttgttgttcttaCATCTCGCCATGAAGCTGGAAGTAACATAATTCCGCACACCGACACTCTGTTGAAGATTGTGGGATTCACGACAACTGATGCAGAATGTTTCATAAGAAGGTACTTTCAGCAATCAGACAATCAACACTTGGCAGCGACACTCATTGCAAAACTGGAGTCATATAATTTATATGAATTAACAAGAAACCCTCTAAATACTCTCCTACTCTGTGTtatctttgaggatcttaaCGGGGTTCTCCCAAATAGCAGAACAGAGCTGTACTTAGAGATCGTGCAACTTGTTTTGAGACGTTATGAAAACAAGAATGGCTCGtcagttaatgataaagaccgCCTTTTAGTTTACAACAAGGAATTGATGATCCTTGGCAGAATGGCGCTAGATTCTCTGAGAAAAGGAAAGCTGTATTTTGAAGACCATCAAGGCGATTTCAAGCAAAGCTTATTACCTAAATTAGGCTTTGTATCCATCCAGGCTGGAGGTGGCAAGAGAGCACCTTGTCCTCGTTACGCATTTTTTCACAAaagttttcaagaattcttttccgcctttttccttgccttttctatgaTTGATGGTACAATGGACTGCAAGTCAGTGGCTAATGAAGAATACAAAGAGGAACTAAGGGAAGTGTTCACATTTATGAGCGGAATCATAGCCATGCATTCTGAAGCAACTGCTATGTCAATTGTAAAAAGCATTGTATCAGTTGTAAATGTGTCAGACCGCATATCACGTGACAATCTGACGTACGTGAGTTTGGCTTTAAGCTTTATAAGCGAAACCgaacttttttcaaaaaaccTGTACGCAGAATTAGCTCAGTTATTTGGCAAGAGTCTTGAGCTCGTGGACTTGAAGGAGCGCCATTTCTTCCACCCATTATTCCTTGCGCTATTCttagccttaagagtaaacacctctcttacttctttggatttgcgtTATAACCTCATTGATGatgagggagctagttccctttctgaggccttaagagtaaacacctctcttacttctttggatttgggtGGGAACTCCATTCATGatgagggagctagttccctttctgaggccttaagagtaaacacctctcttacttctttggatttgggtGGGAACTCCATTGGTGCTGAGGGAGTCAATTtcctatctgaggccttaaaagtgaacacctctcttacttctttgcaTTTGGGTGGGAGGTAcattggtgctgagggagcCATTTtcctatctgaggccttaagagtaaacacctctcttacttctttggatttggatTCGAACtacattggtgatgagggagccaATTtcctatctgaggccttaagagtaaacacctctcttacttctttggatttggatTCGAACgacattggtgatgagggagccaATTTCCTATCTGAGGCCCTAAgcgtaaacacctctcttacgtCTTTGAATTTGGGTTGGAACTCCATTCATGCTGAGGGAGCTCGttccctatctgaggccttaagagtaaacacctctcttacttctttgagTTTGAGTCAGAACTCCATTCATGCTGAGGGAGCCAATTtcctatctgaggccttaagcgtaaacacctctcttacgtCTTTGAATTTGGGTTGGAACTCCATTCATGCTGAGGGAGCTCGttccctatctgaggccttaagagtaaacacctctcttacttctttgaatttgtgtTGGAACTCCATTCATGCTAAGGGAGCTCATTCCCTATCTGAGGTCTTCAAAGTGAACACCTCTCTTGCTTCTTTGTATTTGGGTGGGAACTCCGTTTTTTATGAGGAAGCTCATTCCCTATCtcaggccttaagagtaaacacctctcttacttctttgattttgtttacgGCCGTAATTGGTGATAAGGAAGCACATTCCGTATCTGacgccttaagagtaaacacctctcttacttctttggatttgtgtGATAACTTGATTCATGCTGAGGGAGCTCGttccctatctgaggccttaagagtaaacacctctcttacttctttgagTTTGAGTCAGAACTCCATTCATGCTGAGGGAGCTCGttccctatctgaggccttaagagtaaacacctctcttacttctttgagTTTGGGTCGGAACTTcattggtgctgagggagcCAATTtcctatctgaggccttaagagtaaacacctctcttacttctttggatttgtttgAGAACTCCATTGGTGCTGAGGGAACCAATTTCCTagctgaggccttaagagtaaacacctctcttacttctttgaatttgttggAGAACTCCATTGATGCTGAGGGAGCCAATTTtctatctgaggccttaagagtaaacacctctcttacttctttggttCTCGCTAGGAACTCCATTGGTAATGAGGGAGCTCattccctatctgaggccttaagagtgaACACCTCTCTTGCCTCTTTGCATTTGGGTGGGAACTCCATTGGTGCTAAGGGAGGCAATTtcctatctgaggccttaagagtaaacacctctcttacttctttggatttgagGGAGGACCTTGAAGATGCTTAG